TTTGGGGCGATGATCTAGGTTGCCAATTGCCATCTTAGATTTCAATTTTCCATAAGTGAAACATGTAGGTGGGCAAGTAAGTGAAAGAAGAAACTCTTGCTGCCTTTGATAGCTTCAGGCTCATGTTtcttatacttttcttttctgattttattctctttttaagGTATTTTGGTTCTCTGGTATTTTTTGTCAGGGGGCTGAATCAAAATTAGCAAGATTTGTTGAAGACATCATTGTCCCACCGAGGATGGTTGACATAATTGTCGAGGGAGAGGTaacttctccctttttttaatacttaatgTAAATTGTTATCAGAAGTTGAAGTGGGCCTGTATCAGGGATGTGGATCACCATTAAGAGGTCATATGTGTTCTGATCAATTTTCTATGATTGCTTCTTTGTTTCTAACTTGTGATGTATACCGATCTGGTTGAGTATACTGATGTACTTGAAGCCTTTGAACCTGTCTATAGTACATTTCATGCTGTTAAAAAAAACCCCCCACCATCCAAATCACCGTATCATTCTGGTTATCTAATTCACaatcacaacaacaacaacaacaacaattcagccttgtcccaactaaatGCAGTTGACTAgatggatccttaccctccaatcaactctattcgaCATCATACTTGATACGAGGCCAAAGTGATTTGgaggtctgcccctagctcttttagatccttcattttgaatcaaatcactccttcgTACAGGAGCATCCAAATCCCTCCGTTGAACGTGGCCATGCTCCTCAAATGACTTTtttgtagcttatcatgtattggagctactcctaaaccagttttttactttatcgttcctagttttaccactcatccatctcaacattctcatctccgcgACACTGGGTTTATCTAcgtgatgcttcttaactgctAACATTCTGCACCACGCATTATAGCCATTCGTATGACTGTCATATAAAATaggttttaaaggaatatgtcaatcacacaacactccagacgcAACTCTCCGTTTTATCCAtcctatttttattctttatgaAACATCCTCCTCTGTATCACCTTTTTTATTCATGATTAAgcccaaatacctaaaataatcactttgcagaACCTTCCTCTCATTAATCTTCACCACCTCGTTATCCATCCTTGTGTAACTAatgttacacaccatatactctatcttcattctacttatcttaaaaccttttgcttccaagattgatcttcataactccaacttgggattaatccctgcttttgtctcatccaccaaaacaatattatCAAcgaaaagcatacaccaaaGAACCTCATTTTGAATGTCTCTagttaattcatccatgatatgcacaaacaaataggggcttaaagttgatacttgatgtaacccaattgtatttgggaattcactaccttgaccctcCCCCAATTCTTACTctagtcaccacaccatcatatatatatctaattatttctacatatttacttgaaacacttctcttttcttgtatTTGCCAAATTAATTCTCTAGGAATTTCGTtataagctttttctaggtcaaggAAGACCATATAAAGATCCTTTTTGTGTTCTCTATATTTTTCCATGAGTCTTgtaagtaaatagcttctatTGTGGATCTTTATAGCAAAAACCAGATTGGTTCCCTGTAATAGTAGTTTCTTTTCTCAGGTAGGTTTCaataaccctctcccataatttcatagtatgactcattagttttatatcTCTATAGTTGTTGCAGCTTTGAATATCACATTTATTATTGTAAATCGGAAGCACGATGCTTCTCCTCCATCCATTTGGTATTTTCTTTATgttcataatcttattaaacaacttGTTTGCCAAGATAAACTATaaattcctaagctcttccacacttctattgggatcTCATTTGGGTCTTGTGCCTTGCAAATGGATTTCCCAACAAAGGTCATgttaatccaaatccattctctcgagagggggagggggcatCTCCTAGTAGGCCAATAGCTAGGAGAAACACCCATAGGTGGTTGATATCTTCGGAACCATTCTAGCAAAGACAACAAGCAGGAGAGACAGGAATGTGGCGAAGGATAAGGAAGGACTGAGTGGGGAGATAATTAGAGAGAGCTCTCCAAAAAGTGAAGCTATGCTAAGGGATGTGAGATTTGAACCAGACAATTTAATGCCAGGGGCAggcagcatagttgtcacggcgccaaggcgaaccaaggcggtggagggttgtctaagcgcttaggcgagaaggcgcccgccttagggcgaactaggcgaacaagtgttattttttatttttcctattttctaacattatttagtaagttatatataccttgtatcataaaaaatcaagattaagccacatcaagtcattaaaaatcaatatttagtcacatcaaatcataaaaaattaacattaagtcattaagttataaaaaatcaacatttagagaaatgctcttattctataataagtttgagtggtcaaatgatttaatttttacatgagactttttgtattagttataatataaaaccagctttctaacaagtctaagattacttcaATTTGAGTTAcaatgacaaagtaatgcttcagtcaaacttatttttaagtgcgcaaatactgttaaaatcgtctgaatgaaaataattttatgaatatcaaaacaaaatatttttttaccggacttttggtttttagcaatgttttaacatgatagaatttataaaattttcataattgagaaaaaccctagcatttaaaagttgaaaatcgtccctataaccaaaattcagtttttgttcttggactggggggttgactttttatctttttggaatttgatttttaaactatttttattggattcaaatagggggtatttgcttatttatgaataatatcttaagtaaatgaaataacaaatattaaaaacatttacttgaatgatatttggcataaataagtgccgaaatagaaggcaacatgcagtgcaacaaggcggctgtcgcctaggccccaggcaaaccgcctggacgcctagtcgtcgcctaggcgacgccttgacaactatgccaaGCAGTCCTCACATTCGATCATGATATCAGAGTAGTGAGATCATCCTTGGGATCTCTACCCTAGCCAATGACTCCTCCTCCTGTGACTCTGGTGCCATTGATCATATGAATGGTTCTTCTACTCTATTTTTCAGTATTCTCCCTATTCAGGTAAGGACAAAGTCAAGGTTGCAGATGTTTCCCTCTGCTCTGTCTCTATAAATGGTTCTATGCATTGCTCTCCTTCCTTACCTCTAGCATATGTTTTTCATGTTCTAGATTTTTCTACCAATCTTCTCTCTATTAGTCGTCTTACCAATGATCTGAATTGTAGAGTGACTACTTTTTCATCTCACTGTGTTTTTAAGGATCTAATAACAAAGCGAACGATTAGCAGTGGTTGGCTGCACGGTGGTCTCTATTTGCTTGACAATGATACTTCTTCAATTGGTCAAGCTCATCAAACTTGTTTACCTTCTGCTTCCGCTGGTTGGCTGCACAGTGGTCTCTATTTGCTTGACAATGATACTTCTTCAGTTGGTCAAGCTCATCAAACTTGTTCTCCTTCCGCTTCCGCTTCTGAGTTACTTATTTGGCATCGACGTTTAGGACATCCACCAATTGGATCTTTGGTTAGAATCTTTCCTCATTTATTTCAGCATTGTAAGAACTGAGATTTTTTTTGTGATGCCTGTTGGCAAAGGAAACTCAGTTTGTTTATTCCAGTCTTAATAAAAAGTTCAATTATGTTTGATACACTCTAATGTTTGGGGCTCTGCCCATTGTACTTCCATTCATGCTTATCACTGGTTTGTGACCTTTATTGACTGCCATAAACGGGTTACATGGATATAATTGATGTGCCACAAGATTGAGGTGTTCTAGTGCTTTCAACTCTTTCACAACATGGTTCTTACACAATTTAACTCCAACACCAAGATTCTCTGGAGTGACAATGGTAAGGAATATATGGAGCGTTCGTTCAAGTCCCACCTTGCTGCCAATGGAATTCTTCATCAAAACAGTTGTGTTGATACACTGGCTCAAAATGGTGTAGCTAAACACAAGACAGACATCTTTTGGAAGTGGCCCGTGCTCTTATCTTTGAGATGAATATCCCTTCTACATATTGGAATGATTTTGTGATGATTGTTGTTTATCTCATCACTCGGATGCCCACTTGTGTGCTCAATTTATAGCTCCTACTACAGTTCTCTAGGGTTACTCCACATTTCTTATACCTCCAAAAGTATTTGgttgtatttgtttttcttgAAATCATCATCATGGCAAATAGACCCCTAGGGACTCAAGTGTGAGTTTGTTGGCTATTTTGCTACCGAAAAGGGTACCGGTGCTATCATCCACCAACTCGTCAGCTCTTTTGTTCCTATGGATGTCATGTTCCATGAGTCTACTGCTTACTTCTCTTTGGCACCTCTTCATGGGGGGATCTTCTCTATTTGGTCAAGATGTGTCGTCTCTGGTTGTTCCTATCCTTGATACTACTCCTATTGATACTTATCTTCAAGGGAAGACACCAGTTCAGTCCACAGCTTTACCCATGAAAGTGTATGTTCGTCAGAATCATGACCAACAAATAGATACCACCACAACAGCACCTGCCAAATCAAGACAACTGCCATTTCTTGATGTAAACCTACCCCTCTACCAGGAAATGCTCCTTTTGATGCTCCTATTGTTTCTAATTCACTTTCTGACCCCTCTCTCAATTTACCTATTGTTGTTCCAAAAGGAACAAGAGCTTGTACACAACATCTTATTGCTAAGGTCGTTTcgtatctctctctttctccttcataTCATACGTTTGTGTCCTCCTTGTCTTCGGTTTCCATTCCTCATCATTGACAGGAAGAAATTAAAAAGCCGCGGTGGAAGGCAGCCATGGATGATGAGATGCAAGGTCTAAAAAAGAATGACACTTGGGACTTGGTACCTCTTCCTCCCCAACAGAGGACAGTGAGCTGCAAATGGGTCTTTATTGTGAAACAGAATATGGATGGAATTGTAGACAAATACATGGCATGGTTGGTAGCTAGAGGATTTACTCAAATCTATGACCTCAATTACCAGGAGACGTTTGTTCCCATGGCAAAAATGAACACCATTCGTGTGAATCTCTATAGTGAACCTCGATTGGGCCTTGCAGTAGCTTGGCGTtaagaatgccttcctccatggTGAACTAGCAGAGGAAGTATATAAGAAAATTCCTCCTGAGTGTCTTGTGCAAAAACCAAGGCAAGGTTTGTAAGCTCAAGTGAGTATTATATGGGCTGAAGCAGTCTCCACGTGTCTGGTTTGGGAGATTTCACAAAGCCATGGTGTCTATTTTTTATTCCCAAAGAAATGTTGAGCATACCCTGTTCACCAAGCAATCTGGTTCCAAGATCGTCATCCTCATCGTGCATGTTGACGAATGACAACAATGTTGTCACTGGGATGACACATAGGAAATTTCTCGTTGAAGACCTACCTAGGTCaggagtttgagatcaaggattCAAGTAAGTTGCATTACTTTCTTGGGATTAAGGTTGCCCGTTCCACCAAGAGTATTTTTCTGTCTCAACAGAGGTACAATCTCAATCTCTTATACACAATGGGATTGCTTGGATGTAACCTTGTGAAATACTCCCCCAAAAGCAAATGCTCATCCCTCCAGTAAGAATGGAGATCCAGTGGATAAGGTGCAGTATCAAAGATTGGTTGGAAGGCGTTGATTAGCCCATACTTGTCCAGACATTTCCTTTGCAGTTAGCTTGGTAAGCCAGTATATGCACTACCCTTATTCTACAAACTTTGAGGTTGTATTTTGGATCCTGCAATACCTAAAGTCTACACCAGGAAAGGGGATCATTTTATCTTCTCACGATCATCTCAGAGTTGAGGCCTTTACTAATGCTGATTGGGCCACTCTCCAAATGACTTGCACAAGGAAGGGGCTGTTAGCCCCATCAAACCAAGCCCAGCCTTGGTTCAGCCAGGCCATTCCAACCCCCATCGATCTGCAGATTTCAGCCTAGATTCAGCCCTTTTGGGTCCTTCTGACCAGCTCAGCAGCAGTCTTTCTATCCATCGACCCAATCTCAAGAAAGGCAGCAACAACTGTTAGaatattcaagaaaatatctacTGCTTTCAGTTTGAGTGCTATCTTTCCTTAATATAAAGATACAAATGGAGGAAAATAAATGaagttactgttcacatgaacagcaACCAGCCCATTATTTCTTCAAGGATTTGTTACCTTTTTGGtgtttagaatcttttgatagacaagTAATTAGTTTAGGAATtttttagttgttagtttcctagttaCTTACTTTCCTCTTCTTGTTAGTTTCCTACTTTGTAACCTTCTATTATGAAGGAGCTTATGTGCCTATTTAAGAGGCTAACTGATTGTAACTGAGGGAGacttgattaatgaatttattaagTGAACACTCTTTGGCTGAAAGGCtcttattgagaggtgagatgcataaacccttgaggggtgtgatacccaaaacctaaggggtgagatacccattccattattctctttcacccttctcaaccctccatctgttctattttcttttctttattttcttttttgtttcagtttttGAGGGAGTGTGAGAGTGATTGATCCAATCTATTTTGAAGTACAAAGTGCCAATGAAACTCAAATTGAAAGCAGCCAAAAGGGTGGACCGAAAGCAGCCAACTGACAGGGTTTTCTTGCCCATCAATTTCTTCAATATCTCCCAGACCAGCAGGTTTTTGCCCTAGGCCTATTGGGGTTTTATTGAGATCGTCAGGGACCCTCTTCGACCAGGAGTTAAGGACTGTTGAATCCCTCCAGAGGAAGCCACAGGATTTCTCCCTTACTCTGTTGAAACCTTAAATGTGTCAGGGACAATTGTTGGTTCTCTCATCCTTTCTGAGGTCTGATTCAACCACTGTTTAGGAACCTACAGCAGTATTCTGTGGGCTCTTTTGACCAGGTTTGACAGTCCAAACATCCATCCACTTATGAGTTTCAGTTCAACCCTTCTTTTAGGATCTGTTGTTGCTTTACAATGTCCCCAAGTCTGAAATCAGAACTAATATTGATTGAGGGGTGTTTATCTTATTGGGGCTTATTTACCTAGTGTAAACTAGCTCTACATTAAACTTGGTTACTTGGAGGAATAAGAAGCAAGTTGTAGTGGCTCgatctagtgttgaagctgAATTTCGCATCATGTCTCATGGCATCTGTGAGCTGATGTGGCTTCAAGGACTCCTGAAATATTTGGCTCTTCCTATTCTACTACCTATGATGTTGGACTATGATAGTAACTTTGCCATTAGTATTGCTCACAATTCAGTTCCGCACGATCGCACCAAGCATGTTGAGAGTGATCGTCACTTCATTAGGGAGAAACTTGAACAAGGgctggtttgctttccctttgtCCATTTTGAAAAATATCTAGCAGATCTCTTCACCAAGGGATTATGTAGTAAATTATTTCATCCTATGGTGTGCAAACTGGGGATGTGTGACATATATACATCAACTTGAGGGGAGAGTTGTAATATGGGTATAAGGTTAAATATGTCCTTGAGGATATTACTTAAGGATATTATAGTACTTGTACATGTAAGtcacttattataaataaaggggttGTCACATTGACAGACCAAGCATTCCTCACATTTGATCAAGGAGTTTTCCCAACCCCGATACATGATAAGAtccgagaaagttgtttgagatggcatggtcatgttcaacggaggtcTTGGGATGCACAagaaggaggagtgatctgatttaagattgaaggaactaaaagagctaagggcaggcctaaaataatCGTAAAAGTAGTGAGagaagacatgcatagtttaggtcttgtctgaagtatgacctcgaatagagctgtttagagggtaaggatccatgtgccaaccccatttaggtgggattttACAAGGTTGTTATGTGTCtgtgttccttttctttttactattATTACTAATATTTgtattatcaattttttcttctttctttttattttatttttttttttttttcattcttctttttttttttttttttttttttttttcattgaaccACGGCAGTTAAAACTCAAGAAAATCGGAACCAAATGCATTTTTGGTTTGATGCCCGGTTCAGGTTTAAAACCTATGAAATTATTCTGTCCTGATGATAGAACCCTTTTTCAGTGTCTCCAGATAAGGTTTTCCATATTGTTCATCAATGTTTCAGCTCATTGTGCTGGAAGATACATTGCCATATGAGAAAATGGAACTTTCAACCCCCAAACATCTAGCGTGAGTTGCAAAATACCAAGGAGTTTTCTTTTCAAGGAATAACCATATCTTAACTAGCACTTCTCCAATCCACAAGCACAATAAGATAGATGGAAGTGAGAACTGTCACAcaaattcaaaacaaacatATAAAAGAAACGCAGTCATACACCTGATTCAAGATCAGCATTTTGGAAACATTCATTGAAGGTCTAACCTCTTAACTAAGCCTGCTCATAATTGATTGCTGCAGGTTGAAGCCACATCTGAAAATATACTGTGCCAACCTTTTAATCTGGCTTGTCTTCATGGGGGAACATCAAACAGAGAAGAGTAATAACACTCAACTTTTTGTCAGCTGTAAGCCTTCTAAAAGCTcccaaaaggaagaggaagacaaaGCAACACAGCAATCAGCTCCCATTAAACATTTGGACATCATTCTGCAAATGAAAATTTGAGACCTCTTTTCCCTCAGATGAAAACACCTATGTATATACACGGATACACCAGCTCAATCCTCTCAGTTCAATATCTACCGTCAAACCATTCCCTCACTGCATGTCCACtaaatttttctcaaaaattccTCTCAAACTGATCTACTCTGTCTAATATCCGAATAAAGTCCATTTCTTTCTTACTGCTCTTTAGACCTCCCAAGTATCAGAAATATTGAACATTACATGTACCTCAGTAATGTTACAGCTGAGGCCTAGAAAAAAGATCATGTTATAGCTGAGCATTGCATGTGACTATAACAGATGGATTCTTCTAACCAGCTCCTGGATAAATGGTtaatgattgaatttaaaacCGTAAAAATTTCACGGTTGGTATTTATATGGTTTGGTTGACTTCATATGCCTCCATCTTAAGATTGAGATTcttaatatattaaatttaatcAAAATTGCAGTAAACCCATAATATTTAACCTATCTGCTCTAAAAAATCCATGTGTACCATCTTGGAAATCCTCCcttttgtttgtgtgtgtgtgtgtgtgtgtgtgtttccaactcaaaactcaaaagaggTGTTGCTAATCATCAGACCATAACCTCTGATGCCCTCATGTTAGGTTTATAAAATGCAAAAATCCTGTCCTCTGTATATATTTCTATCCGGTTTCAAAAATCTTCACATCTCCCCTCCAGAATCAACCCTTTAGTACATAACTGAATGTCAATTTGTATTTCAAG
This genomic stretch from Macadamia integrifolia cultivar HAES 741 unplaced genomic scaffold, SCU_Mint_v3 scaffold1887, whole genome shotgun sequence harbors:
- the LOC122065127 gene encoding uncharacterized mitochondrial protein AtMg00820-like — its product is MGGSSLFGQDVSSLVVPILDTTPIDTYLQGKTPVQSTALPMKVYVRQNHDQQIDTTTTAPAKSRQLPFLDEEIKKPRWKAAMDDEMQGLKKNDTWDLVPLPPQQRTVSCKWVFIVKQNMDGIVDKYMAWLVARGFTQIYDLNYQETFVPMAKMNTIRVNLYSEPRLGLAVAWR